In Diachasmimorpha longicaudata isolate KC_UGA_2023 chromosome 4, iyDiaLong2, whole genome shotgun sequence, a single genomic region encodes these proteins:
- the LOC135161492 gene encoding uncharacterized protein LOC135161492 has product MPVDPVTGLPTPATGVSTIVTADLKAPPFKTDKYYRTIPLIDTRSASEVEDLIINPPTEIPSREANLLQLLDRESIGDRTPSQYLRYLRSLVPDIDEEVLRTRWISHLPEQTKVCLIIQKNASVTELGELADKLHEVFQPTVTAISGPNLEHQIAELTKQVAALSSGRSRPSRSPFRTSPDSRKRRGSRSRSRKVSKKFETCWYHFAYGDKARSCLPGCKFQGKGQENQQRR; this is encoded by the exons ATGCCCGTTGATCCAGTCACAGGTCTCCCGACACCTGCGACGGGAGTGTCAACGATTGTCACTGCTGACCTCAAAGCACCACCATTCA AAACTGATAAATACTACCGAACTATTCCTCTAATTGATACTCGCTCTGCATCGGAAGTGGaggatttaattatcaatccACCCACAGAGATACC ATCCCGGGAGGCAAATCTCCTCCAACTGCTCGATCGCGAGAGCATTGGAGATCGCACTCCTTCGCAGTACCTTCGTTATCTACGAAGCCTGGTGCCAGATATCGACGAAGAAGTTCTAAGGACTCGCTGgatttcacatctgccagagCAAACCAAGGTCTGCTTGATAATCCAGAAGAACGCCTCAGTCACCGAACTGGGAGAACTTGCGGACAAACTACACGAGGTCTTTCAGCCCACAGTTACCGCAATCTCAGGCCCGAATCTGGAGCACCAGATTGCCGAACTGACTAAGCAGGTGGCCGCGCTTTCTTCCGGCCGGTCACGGCCGAGTCGCTCGCCATTCCGCACCTCACCCGACTCTCGCAAAAGGCGAGGTAGTCGATCTCGATCCAGGAAAGtatcaaaaaaattcgaaacgtGTTGGTATCATTTCGCTTATGGCGACAAAGCACGCTCTTGTTTACCAGGATGTAAGTTTCAGGGAAAAGGCCAGGAGAATCAACAGAGGCGGTAG